In the genome of Bremerella sp. P1, the window CCGGCATGGTGGCAACATTGCAGACGCTGCTCTTCATATTTCAGCAGGACCTTCTCACTGGCCATGTCGAGTTTGCCATCGACCAGCGTGAAGCGGCTCACGTGTTGGCCGGAGAACTTTGGCGGCGAGTACTGCAAGTAAATCCAGTGGTTGTCTTGGAAGTTGGGATCGAGCGCCAGGCCGATCAAGCCGTTCTCCTGAGCGGTCGTGACGACGACTTCGCCGACCAGTTCGGTCTGCCGGGTGTTGGTGTCGTAGACCTTCAGCTGCCCTTGGATCTCGATATAGAAGACACGTCCGTCTGGGGCGACGGCCAATTCCATCGGTTGTTTCAGCTGCGTGACAAGCGTGTTGACTTCCAGTCGCGAGGGATCAAACGAAGGTTCTTCGGCAGCAAACGCAGAAAAAGGAGCGATCACAGCGCCCACGCACAGAAGCAAACAAATCAACTTGGAAGAAGGCATCACAGCTTTCCTGGAAGAAGGCGATTACGGAGGGTGTGGTGGCAGGCTGGGTGGGAGGTGGGGGGACACTGCGAGCAAAGTTCGCTGACGAATCTTTTTTGACATCGGGCAGTGTTCGCTACACGATAGTTGGGAAGGCAATGGTCGTCTACCTCAGGCCGAAATTCGGCCGCGCCGCTGAAGCCCATTTTCCCAGGCGGGCAAAGATGAGACGATACGTTGCCTGCCGAGTTTTCCTCGTCCTTGCCATCTTCTATCCCACAGTACTATGTCCCTGCCAGGTGAAAGGTTACGTATGATTCGCCCTGCCCTGCTCTGTGTCGCTATTTTGGCGTCGCTCTCGCTTACATCGCTTGAGGCCGCGCAAAAGCCGAACGTGGTTATGTTGCTGGCCGACGATCTGGGATACCAGGACATTGGCTGCTACGACGGGCCGGTGAAGACCCCGGCGATCGATGCCTTGGCCGCAGGGGGCGTTCGTTTTCAAGCGTTCTATTCCGGCTGTGCCGTCTGTTCCCCTTCCCGCGCGACCCTTTTGACGGGCCGGCATCACATTCGGGCTGGCGTCTATAGTTGGATCCATGATGCATCCCAGCGATCGCACTTGCTGCTTCGCGAGAACACCCTGGCTGAAGTGCTCAAGCAAGAGGGCTACGCCACCGCGCACATCGGCAAATGGCATCTTGGCTTGCCTACGGAGAAATATGATAAGCCGACGCCGGATCAGCACGGCTTCGATTATTGGTTTGCTACCTGGAACAACGCCGAGCCGAGCCACAAAAATCCCCACAACTTCATTCGCAACGGGAAGCCGGTCGGCAAGCTGGAAGGTTACTCTTGTCAGTTGGTCGTCGACGAAGCGATCGACTGGCTCGATCACCATCGCGACGCGAAGAAGCCGTTCTTCCTCAATGTGTGGTTCCACGAGCCCCACGCGCCGATCGCCGCTCCGGAAGACATCGTCGTGAAGTACGGCAAAAAGAACGACAGCGCCGCGGTCTACTCCGGCACGATCGACAACACCAACTTGGCGATCGAACGTTTGGTCGCCAAGCTGCACGAAATCGACAAGCCGGAGAACACACTGATCATCTACGCTTCGGATAACGGCAGCTATCGCGATGACCGCACCGGCGGGCTGCGTGGCAAGAAGGGGGTGAACTGGGAAGGGGGTATTCGCGTGCCGGGGATCTTTTACTGGCCCGGGACGATTGAAGCCGGTCAGGTGATCGCCCATGAAACGCCAGCCGGGATTGTGGATATCTTCCCAACCGTCTGCGGATTGCTGGGCATAGACCCACCTGAGGGGCGCCACCTGGATGGAAGTAATCTAACGCCCCTTCTAGCACCAGGTGCTACTAAGTTTGTCCGGCATCAACCGTTGTTTTGGCATCTACAAAAGTCGCGTCCCATTGTGGCCATACGTGACGGGCGCTACAGTCTGGTCGCCCAACCAGACTATGAGATGAGCACCAGCAACATGTTCCAGGAAAAGTGGATTCCCACGATTAAGAGCGGAACCTACACCAACTACCAATTGTTTGATCTCGTAGACGATCCGCAGCAGAAGCATGATTTGGCGAAGGAAAAGCCAGAGGTGGTGGCAAAGCTCAAGGGCAAGTTGCTAGAGATCAACAGCAGTATCATGGCCGATGGTGCTGATTGGCATCTCTCGGAAGAGGGGGAATAGTTGGGCACGCGAACCAACCCCTTAGGCACCCTAATAATTTTTGAATGCCCCCATAAAGAGTTCTCAAAGTCTTAGGGAATTGTAATTATTTTCTTTGGGACTGATTCATCCATTGTGTGATGCTTCGCTAGATCGTATTTTGTGTGAAAGGTAAGTTCATAAGTGGAGATTCTTTCTAAATGGGTGCTTGGGGGCACGAGATTTTCGATAACGATGCCGCATGCGATTGGCTCGACAGCCTGTTGGTGCGCGATGATCTTTCTTGGATCGAAATAGCGCTGGAGCAGGTCAACCAAGAAGGCAGCGATTTCGATTCAGACGATGCAAGTGCTGCTTTAGCAGCTTGTGAAACGCTGGCATATTTGCGGGGCCGGCCTGGCCTGCACGAGGCTTCTCTCGATCAACTCAAGCAGTGGGCAGACCAGCATAATCATCTGAACACGGACCCTCTTGTCCCTCTTGCTACGAAGGTCCTTGCCCGGATCCATTCGGACGCTTGCCCGCTGAATCGATTGTGGCAGCAGGCCGAGCAGTACGACAAATGGTTGGCGACGGTCGAAGACGTGGGCCGTCGTATCGGTTAGCCTGCAAGATTTCGCAGCGCGCCCACAACGCCGAGCGTTACCTCGGTCATCGCATCGTAGTCGAGCGTGTCTGGCGTATCGGTCGGTTGGTGATAGTTTGGGTTACGCAGAAAGCTGGTATCGGTCACCATCAGGGCTGGGTAGCCTTGATCCCAGAAAGAGCTGTTGTCGCTGCGACGAATCTCCTGAACCTTCTCTGGCAAACAGATCGAAAAGAGGCTCATCCGAGAAGCCTTCTTGAACCCTCGGCGAAACGACCAAGAGAGCTGCCACGACGCCAAGTTGCCGACGGCCGCCAGGAAGTTGCCTCGTTTCGGAAAGAGC includes:
- a CDS encoding DUF4259 domain-containing protein, with protein sequence MGAWGHEIFDNDAACDWLDSLLVRDDLSWIEIALEQVNQEGSDFDSDDASAALAACETLAYLRGRPGLHEASLDQLKQWADQHNHLNTDPLVPLATKVLARIHSDACPLNRLWQQAEQYDKWLATVEDVGRRIG
- a CDS encoding sulfatase family protein, translating into MIRPALLCVAILASLSLTSLEAAQKPNVVMLLADDLGYQDIGCYDGPVKTPAIDALAAGGVRFQAFYSGCAVCSPSRATLLTGRHHIRAGVYSWIHDASQRSHLLLRENTLAEVLKQEGYATAHIGKWHLGLPTEKYDKPTPDQHGFDYWFATWNNAEPSHKNPHNFIRNGKPVGKLEGYSCQLVVDEAIDWLDHHRDAKKPFFLNVWFHEPHAPIAAPEDIVVKYGKKNDSAAVYSGTIDNTNLAIERLVAKLHEIDKPENTLIIYASDNGSYRDDRTGGLRGKKGVNWEGGIRVPGIFYWPGTIEAGQVIAHETPAGIVDIFPTVCGLLGIDPPEGRHLDGSNLTPLLAPGATKFVRHQPLFWHLQKSRPIVAIRDGRYSLVAQPDYEMSTSNMFQEKWIPTIKSGTYTNYQLFDLVDDPQQKHDLAKEKPEVVAKLKGKLLEINSSIMADGADWHLSEEGE